The Vibrio sp. B1FLJ16 DNA segment TGAATGAAAAAAGTTCTGATGACCGGTTTTGAACCTTTTGGCGGAGATGTTATTAATCCTGCTTTGGAAGCCATCAAGAGGCTAGAAGGGAAAGCGATTGAAGGCGGCGTTATTGTCACTTGTCATGTTCCAGTCACTCGTTTTGACTCGATTAACACAGTAATAGAAGCCATAGAGAAGCATCAGCCTGATTGCGTGATAACGGTAGGGCAAGCAGCAGGTCGTGCCGCTATCACTGCTGAGCGCGTTGCCATAAACGTTGATGATTTTCGAATTCCTGATAACGCTGGACACCAACCGATAGATGAACCAGTCGTTGCAGAAGGGCCGGATGCCTATTTTTCGACTTTGCCTATAAAGCGAGCGGTACAAACACTGCAAGAGCAAGGGATACCATCACTGGTTTCCAATAGTGCAGGAACCTTTGTTTGTAATCATCTGTTCTACGGGATTCAGCATCACCTTAAAAGTACCCCAGTTCGTCATGGGTTTGTACACATACCTTTGTTACCAGAGCAAGACCCGTCAGGGAATCAGCCGACGATGTCGCTAGATACCATTGTTGAGGGCTTAAAGTTAATAGCGGAAGTCTCCCTCAACTATGACAGTGATATTGTTATGGCTGGTGGACAAATTTGCTAAAACTCCCTTGAATACAAGATCTTCAAATCGTTGCCTCGCTTTTAAATATAGCCATACTCGCTGAACCTCCTATCTTGAGGATATTTGGGCGTAGTTGAACAGGCAAGTTGATAGGATTTGCTGCGTAAGATCCAGCGGATTCAATCAACGGAATTAATGACATAAGTTACGTAGCGGAACGCTATATAAAAGC contains these protein-coding regions:
- the pcp gene encoding pyroglutamyl-peptidase I, coding for MKKVLMTGFEPFGGDVINPALEAIKRLEGKAIEGGVIVTCHVPVTRFDSINTVIEAIEKHQPDCVITVGQAAGRAAITAERVAINVDDFRIPDNAGHQPIDEPVVAEGPDAYFSTLPIKRAVQTLQEQGIPSLVSNSAGTFVCNHLFYGIQHHLKSTPVRHGFVHIPLLPEQDPSGNQPTMSLDTIVEGLKLIAEVSLNYDSDIVMAGGQIC